A single window of Rhizophagus irregularis chromosome 32, complete sequence DNA harbors:
- a CDS encoding uncharacterized protein (SECRETED:cutsite_SSA-QD; SECRETED:prob_0.8783); SECRETED:SignalP(1-27), whose translation MRSSNLIKFFVLTLLICLLILNENSSAQDPAKGAAPKAGKEPAAKEPAAKEPAKEPAKDPEQPKVLPDDPPQQPKDPPKDPNPPKDPNPPKDPPKDPNPPKDPNPPKDPPKDPNPPKDPNPPKDPNPPKDPPKDPNPPKDPNPPKDPNPPKDPTPPKDPPKDPVPPPNPPPPAQPVIPPQTTPVITVTSTSFITDQTPTTPPIKSAPKQNNSGLNSEDSNNDSGSATKTIIIAASVVGGIVVLGGASMAVFRYQKSKSSDWDDEGEVVLGSRGAGINGDPFKSTLDQYHR comes from the coding sequence ATGAGATcctcaaatttaataaaatttttcgtgCTCACTTTATTAATATGCCTTTTAATACTAAATGAGAATTCAAGTGCGCAAGATCCGGCTAAAGGGGCGGCACCGAAAGCTGGAAAGGAACCTGCAGCTAAGGAACCTGCAGCTAAGGAACCTGCAAAGGAGCCTGCTAAGGATCCTGAACAACCTAAGGTACTTCCCGATGACCCGCCTCAACAACCTAAGGACCCTCCCAAAGATCCCAATCCACCAAAAGACCCAAATCCACCAAAAGACCCTCCAAAGGATCCCAATCCACCAAAAGACCCAAATCCACCAAAAGACCCACCAAAGGATCCCAATCCACCAAAAGATCCAAATCCACCAAAAGACCCAAATCCACCAAAAGACCCACCAAAGGATCCCAATCCACCAAAAGATCCAAATCCACCAAAAGACCCAAATCCACCAAAAGACCCAACTCCACCAAAAGATCCTCCAAAGGATCCAGTACCACCGCCAAACCCTCCTCCACCAGCACAACCAGTTATACCGCCTCAAACAACCCCCGTAATTACAGTAACAAGTACCTCATTCATTACCGATCAAACTCCTACTACACCTCCAATTAAATCTGCACCAAAACAAAATAATAGTGGACTGAATAGTGAAGATTCGAATAATGATAGTGGTTCTGCAACAAAAACCATTATAATTGCAGCATCCGTTGTAGGCGGAATTGTTGTTCTAGGTGGTGCTTCTATGGCGGTATTCAgatatcaaaaatcaaaatcttcTGATTGGGATGATGAAGGTGAAGTTGTATTGGGTAGTAGAGGGGCAGGTATTAATGGTGATCCATTTAAAAGTACATTAGATCAGTACCATAGATag